A single window of Senegalia massiliensis DNA harbors:
- the rpsG gene encoding 30S ribosomal protein S7 — translation MPRKGHIQKREIMEDPIYKDKVVTKLINSIMLDGKRGVAQKIIYGAFDIIAEKTGEEPLEVFHNALENIMPVLEVKARRVGGATYQVPIEVRPRRRQTLGLRWLTTYSRKRGEKTMGERLAKEIMDANNNTGASVKKKEDTHKMAEANKAFAHYRW, via the coding sequence GTGCCAAGAAAAGGTCATATTCAAAAAAGAGAAATAATGGAAGATCCTATATATAAGGATAAAGTGGTAACAAAACTAATTAACTCTATTATGTTAGATGGTAAAAGAGGAGTTGCTCAAAAGATAATTTATGGAGCGTTTGATATAATAGCTGAAAAAACAGGTGAAGAACCATTAGAAGTATTTCATAATGCTTTAGAAAATATAATGCCTGTATTAGAAGTTAAAGCAAGACGTGTTGGTGGTGCTACTTATCAAGTGCCGATAGAAGTTAGACCTAGAAGAAGACAGACATTAGGACTTAGATGGTTAACTACTTACTCTAGAAAAAGAGGAGAAAAAACTATGGGTGAGAGACTAGCTAAGGAAATAATGGATGCTAACAACAACACTGGAGCAAGTGTTAAGAAGAAAGAAGATACACATAAGATGGCAGAAGCTAATAAAGCATTTGCACATTATAGATGGTAA
- the rpsL gene encoding 30S ribosomal protein S12 codes for MPTINQLVRKGRKKVTKKSDSPHLNDGFNSLKKKTTKINSPQKRGVCTAVKTVTPKKPNSALRKIARVRLTNGHEVTAYIPGIGHNLQEHSVVLIRGGRVKDLPGVRYHIVRGTLDTSGVDERRQARSKYGTKKPKN; via the coding sequence ATGCCAACTATTAACCAATTAGTAAGAAAAGGTAGAAAGAAAGTAACTAAGAAATCTGACTCTCCACATTTAAATGATGGATTTAACTCATTAAAGAAGAAGACTACAAAAATAAATTCACCACAAAAAAGAGGGGTATGTACAGCGGTTAAAACTGTTACACCTAAAAAACCTAACTCAGCTTTAAGAAAAATAGCAAGAGTTAGACTTACAAATGGACATGAAGTTACAGCTTATATCCCAGGTATAGGCCATAATCTTCAAGAACATAGTGTTGTTCTTATAAGAGGTGGAAGAGTAAAAGACTTACCTGGAGTTAGATACCATATTGTAAGAGGTACATTAGATACATCAGGTGTTGATGAAAGAAGACAAGCAAGATCTAAGTATGGTACTAAGAAGCCAAAAAACTAA
- a CDS encoding ribosomal L7Ae/L30e/S12e/Gadd45 family protein has protein sequence MLSNIKDKNKVVGTKQAKRFLIKDSVNLLYIAEDADKKITTDLLEEANKKSVEVVFIKSMKELGEACGIDVRAATVAILK, from the coding sequence TTGTTATCTAATATTAAAGATAAGAACAAAGTAGTAGGAACCAAGCAGGCTAAAAGATTTTTAATAAAAGATAGTGTTAATCTTTTATATATAGCAGAAGATGCAGATAAAAAGATTACTACTGATTTATTAGAAGAAGCTAATAAAAAATCAGTAGAAGTCGTTTTTATAAAGAGCATGAAAGAGCTAGGGGAAGCCTGTGGAATTGATGTTAGAGCTGCAACAGTAGCTATACTTAAGTAA
- the rpoC gene encoding DNA-directed RNA polymerase subunit beta' encodes MFELNNFDSIKIGLASPEKIRQWSRGEVKKPETINYRTLKPEKEGLFCEKIFGPTKDWECHCGKYKRVRYKGVVCDRCGVEVTKSKVRRERMGHIELAAPVSHIWYFKGIPSRMGLILDMSPRSLEKILYFASYVVIDPGETSLSSKQLLSEKEYREAIDKHGNSFTAGMGAEAVEELLKRIDLIGESKELKAALKESSGQKKIRIIRRLEVIEAFKQSGNKPEWMILDAVPVIPPDLRPMVQLDGGRFATSDLNDLYRRVINRNNRLKRLLDLGAPDIIVRNEKRMLQEAVDALIDNGRRGRPVTGPGNRPLKSLSDMLKGKQGRFRQNLLGKRVDYSGRSVIVVGPDLKFYQCGLPKKMALELFKPFVMKKLVNDGFAHNIKSAKRMVEKIKPEVWGVLEEVIKDHTVLLNRAPTLHRLGIQAFEPILVEGKAIKLHPLVCTAYNADFDGDQMAVHVPLSTEAQAEARFLMLSINNILAPQAGSPITTPTQDMVLGTYYLTIDIPGEKGEGMIFKDYNELLHAYQNESVGLHSKVKVLVKLDENDKGKLVESTVGRFIFNENIPQDLGIIDRNKDKYSLETDGLNDDPGNEQNKGLVTKKGLGVIIDKCFKKHGNTTTAIMLDHIKNLGFHYSSIGAVTIGVSDIIVPEAKKILVGEAEEKVEKYEKAFRRGLISDEERYEKVIEVWTKTTEDVTDALMENLDRLNNIFIMSHSGARGSKNQIRQLAGMRGLMANASGKTVEIPVKSNFREGLTVLEFFISTHGARKGLADTALRTADSGYLTRRLVDVSQDVIVREEDCGTEKGINVKAFMDGNEVIEELYDRIVGRYSLDTLKNPNTGEVIVEKQEFINDDKAKEIIDAGITSLDVRSALTCESKHGVCSKCYGKNLATGGKVDVGESVGIIAAQSIGEPGTQLTMRTFHTGGVAGGDITQGLPRVEELFEARKPKGLAIISEIAGKVSINETRKKKEVVITNEDKESKTYTIPYGSRIKVRQDEEIEPGDEITEGSVNPHDILKIKGVIGVQNYIVKEVQRVYKMQGVDINDKHVEVIVRQMLNRVKIEDSGDTDLLPGSLVNIFEFQSENDRIEADGGDPAVGKRVLLGITKASLATDSFLSAASFQETTRVLTEAAIKGKEDHLLGLKENVIIGKLIPAGTGMRKYKSIAVNGTEPLEKDLDTSKDVQIIEDNEEKKIIEEDLEI; translated from the coding sequence TTGTTTGAACTTAACAATTTTGATTCAATAAAAATAGGGTTGGCTTCTCCAGAAAAAATTAGACAGTGGTCTAGGGGAGAAGTCAAAAAACCAGAAACAATAAACTACAGAACATTAAAGCCTGAAAAAGAAGGTTTATTCTGTGAAAAGATTTTTGGGCCTACAAAAGACTGGGAATGTCATTGTGGGAAATATAAAAGAGTAAGATATAAAGGTGTAGTATGTGATAGATGTGGAGTAGAAGTAACTAAATCTAAAGTGAGAAGAGAAAGAATGGGGCATATTGAACTCGCGGCCCCTGTATCTCACATTTGGTACTTTAAAGGAATACCAAGTAGAATGGGACTTATACTTGATATGAGCCCGAGATCACTTGAAAAAATATTGTATTTCGCTTCTTATGTTGTAATTGATCCAGGTGAAACTTCACTATCAAGCAAACAATTATTAAGTGAAAAAGAATATAGGGAAGCAATTGATAAACATGGAAATAGTTTTACTGCTGGAATGGGAGCAGAAGCAGTGGAAGAACTTTTAAAGAGGATAGATTTAATAGGTGAGTCAAAAGAACTTAAAGCTGCACTTAAAGAAAGTTCTGGACAAAAGAAAATTAGAATAATAAGAAGACTTGAAGTAATAGAGGCTTTTAAACAATCTGGAAATAAACCTGAGTGGATGATACTAGATGCAGTTCCAGTTATACCACCAGATTTACGTCCTATGGTTCAGTTAGATGGTGGTAGATTTGCAACATCTGACTTAAATGACCTTTATAGAAGAGTTATAAATAGAAATAATAGACTTAAAAGATTATTAGATTTAGGTGCACCAGATATCATTGTTCGAAATGAAAAAAGGATGTTACAAGAAGCAGTAGATGCACTTATTGATAATGGTAGAAGAGGAAGACCTGTAACAGGTCCTGGTAATAGACCTTTAAAATCACTATCAGATATGTTAAAAGGTAAGCAAGGTAGATTTAGACAAAACTTACTTGGTAAAAGGGTAGATTATTCAGGTAGATCTGTTATTGTTGTAGGTCCTGATCTTAAATTTTATCAATGTGGTTTGCCTAAAAAAATGGCACTTGAATTATTTAAACCATTTGTAATGAAGAAACTTGTTAATGATGGATTTGCACATAATATTAAAAGTGCTAAGAGAATGGTAGAAAAAATCAAACCTGAAGTATGGGGAGTATTAGAAGAAGTAATTAAAGATCATACAGTATTACTTAATCGTGCGCCTACACTTCACCGTTTAGGAATACAAGCGTTTGAACCTATATTAGTAGAAGGTAAAGCTATAAAACTTCATCCATTAGTATGTACTGCATATAATGCAGACTTTGATGGGGACCAAATGGCTGTTCACGTTCCGTTATCTACTGAGGCTCAAGCTGAAGCAAGATTCTTGATGCTTTCTATAAATAACATATTAGCTCCACAAGCAGGTAGCCCAATAACCACTCCAACTCAGGATATGGTACTTGGAACTTATTATTTAACTATTGACATACCTGGTGAAAAAGGTGAAGGTATGATATTTAAAGATTATAATGAGTTATTACATGCTTATCAAAATGAAAGTGTTGGACTTCATTCTAAGGTTAAAGTCTTAGTTAAATTAGATGAGAATGATAAAGGTAAGCTTGTGGAAAGTACTGTAGGAAGATTTATATTTAATGAAAATATACCACAAGACTTAGGAATTATAGATAGAAATAAAGATAAATACTCCCTTGAAACTGACGGATTGAATGATGATCCTGGTAATGAGCAAAACAAAGGACTTGTTACTAAAAAAGGACTTGGAGTAATAATTGATAAATGTTTCAAAAAGCATGGAAATACTACTACTGCTATTATGCTAGATCATATTAAAAACCTAGGATTCCATTATTCTTCTATAGGAGCTGTGACAATTGGAGTAAGTGATATAATTGTTCCAGAAGCTAAGAAAATACTTGTAGGAGAAGCTGAAGAAAAGGTGGAAAAGTATGAGAAAGCTTTTAGAAGAGGACTTATATCTGATGAAGAAAGATATGAAAAAGTTATAGAGGTATGGACTAAAACAACAGAAGATGTTACTGATGCTCTTATGGAAAATCTAGACAGATTAAATAATATCTTTATAATGAGTCATTCAGGAGCTAGAGGTAGTAAAAACCAGATAAGACAACTTGCAGGTATGAGAGGACTTATGGCGAATGCTTCTGGTAAAACTGTAGAAATACCAGTTAAATCAAACTTTAGAGAAGGTTTAACAGTACTGGAATTCTTTATATCTACTCATGGAGCTAGAAAAGGACTCGCAGATACAGCACTTAGAACTGCCGACTCTGGATATCTTACAAGACGCCTTGTTGATGTAAGTCAGGATGTAATTGTAAGAGAAGAAGACTGTGGTACGGAAAAAGGAATAAATGTGAAGGCATTTATGGATGGTAATGAAGTAATAGAAGAGCTATACGATAGAATAGTTGGAAGATATAGTTTAGATACTTTAAAAAATCCTAATACAGGAGAAGTTATAGTAGAAAAACAAGAATTTATAAATGATGATAAAGCAAAAGAAATAATAGATGCTGGAATAACTTCATTAGATGTTCGTTCTGCTTTAACATGTGAATCTAAACATGGTGTATGTTCTAAATGTTATGGTAAAAACCTTGCAACAGGTGGAAAAGTAGATGTTGGTGAATCTGTAGGTATAATAGCAGCACAATCTATAGGTGAACCTGGTACACAGCTTACAATGCGTACTTTCCATACTGGTGGAGTAGCTGGTGGAGATATAACTCAAGGTCTTCCAAGGGTAGAAGAGCTATTTGAAGCTAGAAAACCTAAAGGACTTGCTATAATATCTGAAATAGCTGGTAAAGTAAGTATAAATGAAACTAGAAAGAAAAAAGAAGTAGTTATTACAAATGAGGATAAAGAATCTAAAACTTATACAATTCCTTATGGTTCTAGAATAAAGGTAAGACAGGATGAAGAAATAGAACCTGGGGATGAAATAACAGAAGGGTCTGTTAATCCTCACGATATACTAAAGATTAAAGGTGTAATTGGAGTTCAAAATTACATTGTAAAGGAAGTTCAAAGAGTTTATAAGATGCAAGGTGTTGATATCAACGATAAGCATGTTGAGGTAATAGTTAGACAAATGTTAAATAGAGTTAAAATTGAAGATTCTGGAGATACAGATTTACTTCCAGGAAGTCTTGTAAATATATTTGAATTCCAATCTGAAAATGATAGAATTGAAGCTGATGGTGGCGACCCAGCAGTTGGGAAAAGAGTTCTTTTAGGAATCACTAAAGCATCTTTAGCTACAGATTCATTCCTTTCAGCAGCTTCTTTCCAAGAGACTACAAGAGTTTTAACTGAAGCTGCAATAAAAGGAAAAGAAGATCATTTATTAGGATTAAAAGAAAATGTTATAATTGGAAAACTTATACCAGCTGGTACTGGTATGAGAAAGTATAAATCTATTGCAGTGAATGGAACAGAACCTTTAGAGAAAGACTTAGACACATCAAAAGATGTACAAATTATAGAAGACAATGAAGAGAAAAAAATAATAGAAGAAGATTTAGAAATATAG